A window from Variovorax sp. PBL-E5 encodes these proteins:
- a CDS encoding ABC transporter ATP-binding protein, whose product MNGNDISGHSSVATNVVEIRKLWTVFESPDGDQVVHRDLDLTIVRGEVLSLVGGSGTGKTVLLRQILGLEHPTKGEVTVLGHPPGQLSAMGAANVGMLFQHGALFSAFTVLDNIAFPLRELKLLPDALIRDAALVKLQMVGLSPQQATKSPADLSGGMIKRVALARALIMDPPLLLLDEPSAGLDPESADGFCDLLRGLHRELGLTVVMVTHDLDTLFDLSTRIAVLADQKVIVTGTARDVIAYPHPFIHEYFLGGRGQRAMEALHEHATPAIAAGRNGGSRSPSTER is encoded by the coding sequence GAGATCCGCAAGCTGTGGACGGTGTTCGAGTCGCCCGACGGCGACCAGGTCGTGCATCGCGATCTCGACCTCACGATCGTGCGCGGCGAAGTGCTGTCGCTGGTCGGCGGATCGGGCACCGGCAAGACCGTGCTGCTGCGCCAGATCCTCGGGCTGGAGCACCCCACGAAGGGCGAGGTCACGGTGCTCGGCCATCCGCCCGGACAGCTCAGCGCGATGGGCGCGGCCAACGTCGGCATGCTGTTCCAGCACGGCGCGCTGTTCTCGGCCTTCACCGTGCTCGACAACATCGCGTTTCCGCTGCGCGAGCTCAAGCTCCTGCCCGATGCGCTGATCCGCGACGCGGCGCTGGTCAAGCTGCAGATGGTCGGGCTCAGCCCGCAGCAGGCCACCAAGAGCCCGGCCGATCTGTCGGGCGGCATGATCAAGCGCGTGGCGCTGGCGCGGGCGCTGATCATGGACCCGCCGCTGCTGCTGCTCGACGAGCCCTCCGCCGGGCTCGACCCTGAAAGCGCCGACGGCTTCTGCGATCTGCTGCGCGGCCTGCACCGCGAGCTGGGGCTCACGGTGGTGATGGTCACGCACGATCTCGACACGCTGTTCGACCTGAGCACGCGCATCGCGGTGCTGGCCGACCAGAAGGTGATCGTCACCGGGACCGCGCGCGACGTGATCGCCTATCCGCATCCGTTCATCCACGAGTACTTCCTCGGCGGCCGTGGCCAGCGCGCCATGGAAGCCCTCCACGAGCACGCCACGCCGGCGATCGCCGCGGGGCGCAACGGCGGAAGCCGGTCCCCATCCACTGAAAGGTAG
- a CDS encoding MlaD family protein produces MENKAHALAAGVFVLGLIAALVALVVWLTHDSTVRNIYELSTRDAVSGLQPQAMVRYRGIAVGKVVSIDFDPKVKGNVRVRISVDERVPLTTSTFASLSYQGVTGLAFIALDDKGESQVALKPDNGNPPRIPLKPSLLAQLQDRGEAILNQVEEVTHRANTLLSDDNQKRFASALENISEAAAGANQLTRSLDNTVKTGLNPTLAALPAMVDRTKDTMGTVKKAASDVSRVANNFNTTVGRLNAKDGPVERLGDGTKALSQAVEAFNGATLPRLNRVADDTSHAVRRLGRTADNINDNPQSLLFGNGGVAPGPGEPGFSAPTAAPARP; encoded by the coding sequence ATGGAAAACAAGGCCCATGCCCTCGCTGCCGGCGTTTTCGTGCTGGGCCTGATCGCCGCGCTGGTGGCGCTGGTGGTCTGGCTGACGCACGACAGCACGGTCCGCAACATCTACGAACTCTCGACGCGCGACGCGGTGAGCGGCCTGCAGCCGCAGGCCATGGTGCGCTACCGCGGCATCGCGGTCGGCAAGGTGGTGTCGATCGACTTCGACCCGAAGGTCAAGGGCAACGTGCGCGTGCGCATCAGCGTCGACGAGCGCGTGCCGCTCACCACCTCGACCTTCGCCTCGCTGAGCTACCAGGGCGTGACGGGGCTGGCCTTCATCGCGCTCGACGACAAGGGCGAGTCGCAGGTGGCGCTGAAGCCCGACAACGGCAACCCGCCGCGCATCCCGCTCAAGCCCTCGTTGTTGGCGCAATTGCAGGACCGCGGCGAAGCCATCCTCAACCAGGTCGAGGAAGTGACCCACCGCGCCAACACGCTGCTGAGTGACGACAACCAGAAGCGCTTCGCCAGCGCGCTGGAGAACATCTCCGAGGCCGCGGCCGGCGCCAACCAGCTCACGCGCTCGCTCGACAACACGGTCAAGACCGGCCTCAACCCGACGCTCGCCGCGCTGCCCGCGATGGTGGACCGCACGAAGGACACCATGGGCACAGTCAAGAAGGCGGCCAGCGACGTCTCGCGCGTGGCCAACAACTTCAACACCACGGTCGGCCGGCTCAATGCCAAGGACGGTCCGGTCGAGCGGCTGGGTGACGGCACCAAGGCGCTGTCGCAGGCGGTCGAAGCCTTCAACGGCGCGACGCTGCCGCGCCTGAACCGCGTCGCCGACGACACCTCGCACGCCGTGCGCCGGCTCGGCCGCACCGCGGACAACATCAACGACAACCCGCAATCGCTGCTGTTCGGCAACGGCGGCGTGGCGCCCGGCCCGGGCGAGCCCGGCTTTTCCGCGCCGACCGCTGCGCCGGCGCGGCCCTGA
- a CDS encoding ABC-type transport auxiliary lipoprotein family protein: protein MNTLHSLAACARRARRFGLGGFAAAVLLAGGCGALPDKPSRTTLYDFGPGTANTAPAPADATTLSPIALAEIEASARLEGTQVLYRLGYADANELRPYGQARWSVAPAQLLRQRLGDVLSARRTVLGPDESATIARTQGKAPDMLQVSLDEFSQYFESAASSVGLVRLRATLIRSGPGGDRVVAQRSFTARRPAPSADAAGGVKALAAASDAVVADLVAWVDQAR, encoded by the coding sequence ATGAACACATTGCACTCGCTCGCCGCCTGCGCTCGCCGGGCGCGCCGCTTCGGCCTTGGGGGATTCGCCGCCGCCGTGCTGCTGGCGGGCGGCTGCGGCGCCTTGCCCGACAAGCCTTCGCGCACCACGCTGTACGACTTCGGCCCCGGGACTGCCAACACCGCGCCGGCGCCGGCCGATGCGACGACGCTGTCGCCGATCGCGCTGGCCGAGATCGAGGCCAGTGCGCGGCTCGAAGGCACGCAGGTGCTCTACCGCCTGGGCTATGCGGACGCGAACGAGCTGCGGCCCTATGGCCAGGCGCGCTGGAGCGTGGCGCCCGCGCAGTTGCTGCGCCAGCGCCTGGGCGACGTGCTGTCAGCCCGGCGCACGGTGCTCGGTCCGGACGAGAGCGCCACCATCGCGCGCACGCAGGGCAAGGCGCCCGACATGCTGCAGGTGTCGCTCGACGAGTTCAGCCAGTACTTCGAGTCGGCCGCCAGCAGCGTCGGCCTGGTGCGCCTGCGCGCCACCCTGATCCGCAGCGGCCCCGGCGGCGATCGGGTGGTGGCCCAGCGCAGCTTCACGGCCCGGCGGCCCGCGCCGAGTGCAGACGCGGCCGGCGGCGTGAAGGCGCTCGCTGCCGCGAGCGATGCCGTGGTCGCCGATCTGGTCGCGTGGGTAGACCAGGCTCGCTGA
- a CDS encoding metallophosphoesterase family protein yields MQRIGLISDTHGLLRPQAMEFLRGCDHIVHGGDIGAQHVLDALAAIAPLTAVRGNNDGAAWADAIRETERIELGGVWLYAIHDLARLDIDPAAEGIRVVVSGHSHRPVIEEREGVLYINPGSAGPRRFRLPISIGELIIEGGAITPRIVEMDTASPAC; encoded by the coding sequence ATGCAGCGCATCGGCCTGATCTCCGACACGCACGGCCTGCTGCGTCCGCAAGCCATGGAGTTTCTGCGCGGCTGCGACCACATCGTGCATGGCGGCGACATCGGCGCGCAGCACGTGCTCGACGCGCTGGCCGCCATCGCGCCCCTGACCGCGGTGCGCGGCAACAACGATGGCGCGGCCTGGGCCGATGCGATTCGCGAGACGGAGCGCATCGAGCTCGGCGGCGTGTGGCTCTACGCGATCCACGACCTTGCGCGGCTGGACATCGACCCCGCCGCCGAAGGCATCCGGGTCGTGGTGTCGGGGCATTCGCACCGGCCTGTGATCGAGGAGCGCGAAGGCGTGCTGTACATCAACCCCGGGAGTGCCGGCCCGCGGCGTTTCAGGCTGCCGATCTCGATCGGCGAACTGATCATCGAAGGCGGCGCCATCACACCCCGAATCGTGGAGATGGATACCGCCTCCCCTGCGTGCTGA
- a CDS encoding MarC family protein — MATPAMDLIKPLITLLAIVNPLAIVPFFIHYTQGYTDRQRQRTAWIAAFSAFVVIAISALIGLQLLSFFGISIASFQVGGGMLLLISSLNMLNAQPAEAKTNQDEIRAAEVKASLGASIAVVPLTIPLLTGPATMSTVVIYAEKTQHLWELAVLVGYGVVIGLATGVAFSLAEPIARVLGKTGINVMTRLMGLILAALAVEVMADGLGKLFPILSRAAGS; from the coding sequence ATGGCAACGCCCGCGATGGACCTGATCAAGCCGCTGATCACGCTGCTGGCCATCGTGAATCCGCTGGCGATCGTTCCCTTCTTCATCCACTACACGCAGGGCTACACCGACCGCCAGCGCCAGCGCACCGCCTGGATCGCGGCCTTCAGCGCCTTCGTGGTCATTGCGATCAGTGCGCTGATCGGGCTTCAGCTGCTGTCCTTCTTCGGCATCTCGATCGCGAGCTTCCAGGTCGGCGGCGGCATGCTGCTCCTGATCAGCTCGCTGAACATGCTCAATGCGCAGCCCGCCGAAGCCAAGACCAACCAGGACGAGATCCGCGCCGCGGAGGTGAAGGCTTCGCTCGGTGCGTCGATCGCGGTGGTGCCCCTGACCATTCCGCTGCTGACCGGGCCGGCCACCATGTCCACCGTGGTCATCTACGCCGAGAAGACGCAGCACCTCTGGGAGCTCGCGGTGCTGGTCGGCTACGGCGTGGTGATCGGCCTGGCGACCGGCGTCGCGTTCTCGCTCGCCGAGCCGATCGCCCGCGTGCTCGGCAAGACCGGCATCAACGTGATGACGCGGCTGATGGGCCTGATCCTCGCGGCGCTGGCGGTCGAGGTGATGGCCGACGGGCTCGGCAAGCTGTTCCCGATCCTGAGCCGCGCGGCCGGCAGCTGA
- a CDS encoding SDR family oxidoreductase encodes MNQVLLITGGGRGIGAATALLAAQRGYAVAVNYANNSLAADEVVRTIRAGGGSAISVQADVGDEAQVMAMFDKVDAKFGRLDALVNNAGVVDLQARVDAMSVARLERMFRINVIGSFVCAREAVRRMSTKQGGRGGAIVNLSSAAAHLGSPGQYVDYAASKGAIDTFTIGLGKEVADEGIRVNAVRPGLIDTDIHASGGLPDRAAQLAPGVPMKRTGSAEEVARAILWLLSAEASYTTTSILDVAGGR; translated from the coding sequence TTGAACCAGGTTCTCTTGATCACCGGCGGCGGCCGCGGCATCGGCGCCGCCACGGCGCTGCTCGCGGCGCAGCGCGGCTATGCAGTGGCCGTCAACTACGCGAACAACTCGCTGGCCGCCGACGAGGTGGTGCGCACGATCCGCGCCGGCGGCGGCAGCGCGATCAGCGTCCAGGCCGACGTCGGCGACGAGGCGCAGGTGATGGCCATGTTCGACAAGGTCGACGCCAAGTTCGGCCGCCTCGACGCGCTGGTCAACAACGCCGGCGTGGTCGACCTGCAGGCACGGGTCGACGCCATGAGCGTGGCGAGGCTCGAGCGCATGTTCCGCATCAACGTGATCGGCAGCTTCGTCTGTGCGCGCGAGGCCGTGCGGCGAATGAGCACGAAGCAGGGCGGCCGCGGCGGTGCGATCGTCAACCTGTCGAGCGCCGCCGCGCATCTCGGCTCGCCGGGCCAGTACGTCGACTACGCGGCCAGCAAGGGCGCGATCGACACGTTCACCATCGGCCTGGGCAAGGAGGTCGCCGACGAAGGCATCCGCGTCAACGCCGTGCGGCCCGGCCTGATCGACACCGACATCCATGCCTCCGGCGGCCTGCCCGATCGCGCGGCCCAGCTCGCACCGGGCGTGCCGATGAAGCGCACCGGCAGCGCCGAGGAAGTCGCCCGCGCCATCCTGTGGCTGCTCTCGGCCGAGGCCAGCTACACCACCACCTCGATCCTCGACGTCGCGGGCGGGCGCTGA
- a CDS encoding 2-hydroxychromene-2-carboxylate isomerase, producing MSRSIDYYFTPQSPWTYLGHARFAEIAKAAGVAVRVRPIDFGAVFPVSGGLPLGKRAPQRQAYRLVDLARISKYLGMPLNPTPKFFPVVGDDAAKLIIAVDLNDGTDAAMKICAALFESVWVRQRNIADPKVLEALLDECSLSGRRMAQSLSQTVQELYEDYTQQAIDAKVFGAPSYVIDGEIFWGQDRLDFVERALKSQPPRQGA from the coding sequence TTGAGCCGCAGCATCGACTACTACTTCACGCCCCAAAGCCCCTGGACCTACCTGGGCCATGCGCGCTTCGCCGAGATCGCGAAGGCAGCCGGCGTCGCCGTGCGGGTGCGGCCGATCGATTTCGGCGCCGTGTTTCCGGTCTCGGGCGGACTGCCGCTGGGCAAGCGCGCGCCGCAGCGGCAGGCCTATCGGCTGGTCGATCTGGCGCGGATCTCGAAATACCTCGGCATGCCGCTCAATCCGACGCCGAAGTTCTTTCCGGTGGTGGGCGATGACGCGGCCAAGCTCATCATCGCCGTCGACCTCAACGACGGCACCGATGCGGCGATGAAGATCTGCGCCGCGCTGTTCGAATCGGTCTGGGTCCGCCAGCGCAACATTGCCGACCCGAAGGTGCTCGAAGCGCTGCTGGACGAATGCAGCCTTTCCGGGCGGCGCATGGCGCAGTCGCTGAGCCAGACCGTGCAGGAGCTGTACGAGGACTACACGCAACAAGCCATCGACGCCAAGGTGTTCGGTGCACCGAGCTACGTGATCGACGGAGAGATCTTCTGGGGGCAGGACCGCCTGGACTTCGTCGAGCGCGCATTGAAATCCCAACCACCCCGCCAAGGAGCATGA
- a CDS encoding dienelactone hydrolase family protein — translation MGQFIDLTAKDGFTFPAYVAEPAGKPKGAVVVVPEIFGVNSHIRSVADGYAADGYFAVSPSTFHRVKAGVELGYSEDDMKTGFGLKTAVEALPAPGVLQDVQAAVDFAAKAGKVGIVGYCWGGLLTWRAAAGVTGLSAAAPYYGGGMTTPEEIARSPKVPVLAHFGSQDHWIPLDTVEAFKKAHPEVEVHIYEANHGFNCDQRGSYDAAAAKLARERTLAFFGKHLA, via the coding sequence ATGGGTCAATTCATCGATCTCACCGCCAAGGACGGCTTCACCTTTCCTGCCTATGTGGCCGAGCCCGCGGGCAAGCCGAAGGGCGCGGTCGTCGTGGTGCCTGAGATCTTCGGCGTCAATTCGCACATCCGCTCGGTGGCCGACGGCTACGCGGCCGACGGCTATTTCGCGGTCTCGCCTTCGACCTTCCATCGCGTGAAGGCCGGCGTGGAGCTCGGCTACAGCGAGGACGACATGAAGACCGGCTTCGGGCTCAAGACGGCCGTCGAAGCCTTGCCCGCGCCCGGCGTGCTGCAGGACGTGCAAGCCGCGGTCGACTTCGCGGCGAAGGCAGGCAAGGTCGGCATCGTGGGCTATTGCTGGGGCGGCCTGCTGACCTGGCGCGCTGCGGCAGGCGTCACGGGGCTTTCAGCGGCCGCACCCTATTACGGCGGCGGGATGACCACGCCGGAAGAAATCGCACGCAGCCCCAAGGTGCCGGTGCTGGCGCATTTCGGCAGCCAGGACCACTGGATTCCGCTCGATACGGTCGAGGCCTTCAAGAAGGCGCATCCGGAGGTCGAGGTCCACATCTACGAAGCCAACCATGGCTTCAATTGCGATCAGCGCGGCTCGTACGATGCCGCGGCCGCGAAGCTGGCCCGCGAACGCACGCTGGCGTTCTTCGGCAAGCATCTGGCCTGA
- a CDS encoding LysR family transcriptional regulator: protein MDGLDLLRTFREVAERGSFSRAATVLNMSKANVSKYVAQLEARFGVRLLNRSTRSVSLTDAGQLLLERSKPLMEMIELTQSELQEHAGHPRGRLRVTAPHGLGQSSLPSILGEFIASYPDVHVSLQLSNRVIDLVEEGVDIAVRLGRIRDENLIVRRLRLMDLVLCATPAYWARRGLPKKPDDMRAHDVLTYSLAGPTPHLPFEVDGQPYSVPVHSRMDANDAAPLIGVALAGLGAVCVPAMMAQSHIERGALVPVLKEYMPRDLWLYAAYSQRRHNSAALRALLDFLEARIRTAPAAAPAPKRSRQAALA, encoded by the coding sequence ATGGACGGCCTGGACCTGCTGAGAACCTTTCGTGAAGTCGCCGAGCGCGGCAGCTTTTCCCGCGCAGCCACCGTGCTCAACATGTCGAAGGCGAATGTGAGCAAGTACGTGGCCCAGCTCGAAGCGCGCTTCGGCGTGCGTCTGCTCAATCGATCGACCCGCTCGGTCAGCCTCACCGACGCGGGCCAGCTGCTGCTCGAGCGCAGCAAACCGCTGATGGAAATGATCGAGCTCACCCAGAGCGAGCTGCAAGAGCACGCAGGCCATCCGCGCGGCCGGTTGCGCGTGACCGCACCGCACGGCCTGGGACAGAGTTCATTGCCCAGCATCCTCGGTGAATTCATCGCCAGCTACCCCGACGTGCACGTGAGCCTGCAGCTGAGCAACCGCGTGATCGACCTGGTCGAGGAAGGCGTCGACATCGCCGTGCGGCTCGGCCGCATCCGCGACGAGAACCTGATCGTCCGGCGCCTGCGCCTGATGGACCTCGTGCTCTGCGCAACCCCGGCCTACTGGGCTCGGCGCGGGCTGCCGAAGAAACCCGACGACATGCGCGCGCACGACGTGCTCACCTATTCGCTCGCCGGACCCACGCCGCACCTGCCCTTCGAAGTCGATGGCCAGCCCTACAGCGTGCCGGTGCACAGCCGCATGGATGCCAACGACGCCGCGCCGCTGATCGGCGTGGCGCTCGCCGGGCTCGGCGCCGTGTGCGTGCCGGCGATGATGGCGCAGTCCCACATCGAGCGCGGCGCGCTGGTGCCGGTGCTCAAGGAATACATGCCGCGCGACCTCTGGCTGTACGCGGCCTATTCGCAGCGCCGCCACAACAGCGCCGCGCTGCGCGCGCTGCTGGATTTTCTGGAAGCCCGGATTCGCACGGCACCTGCCGCCGCGCCGGCCCCGAAGCGCTCGCGGCAAGCCGCCCTCGCCTGA
- a CDS encoding alpha/beta hydrolase: protein MNTSKIIAAAALSILAAAGAQAETYEGVHAPVSANNRANVSAQATQAAHSANPYAEGYAAGPAASLNSSVARATVRAEAVATAHEANQNLDRKAFVNSVIPAQYKIVRPVTQQAGL from the coding sequence ATGAACACCTCGAAGATCATCGCCGCAGCCGCTCTTTCCATTCTCGCCGCCGCCGGCGCTCAAGCCGAAACCTATGAAGGCGTGCACGCGCCGGTGTCGGCCAACAACCGCGCCAACGTGAGTGCGCAAGCCACGCAAGCCGCCCACAGTGCCAACCCGTATGCCGAAGGTTATGCTGCCGGTCCTGCGGCGAGCCTGAACAGTTCGGTCGCCCGCGCCACGGTGCGTGCCGAAGCGGTCGCCACCGCGCACGAGGCGAACCAGAACCTGGATCGCAAGGCTTTCGTGAACAGCGTGATTCCCGCGCAATACAAGATCGTTCGTCCGGTGACGCAACAAGCCGGCCTGTAA
- a CDS encoding DUF4148 domain-containing protein → MKTSYILAAAALSVLAAAGAQAETYQGVQTSVSAKSRTEVNEEAVRTASAPNQNVVRGSRGAEPFKSVADPAAVHAQAIATANAPDQNVVGGSRVNSRVISTMARPAEVRVQAQEGATTAK, encoded by the coding sequence ATGAAGACCTCCTACATCCTCGCTGCTGCCGCTCTGTCCGTCCTCGCTGCCGCCGGCGCGCAAGCTGAAACCTACCAGGGCGTGCAAACCTCCGTGTCGGCCAAGAGCCGGACCGAGGTCAACGAAGAAGCGGTCCGCACCGCTTCAGCACCCAACCAGAACGTGGTGCGCGGTTCGCGCGGCGCCGAACCGTTCAAGTCGGTGGCCGATCCGGCTGCCGTGCATGCGCAGGCCATCGCGACGGCGAATGCGCCGGATCAGAACGTGGTCGGCGGCTCGCGCGTCAACAGCCGCGTGATCTCGACCATGGCCCGTCCCGCCGAAGTGCGTGTCCAGGCCCAAGAGGGCGCGACCACGGCCAAGTGA
- a CDS encoding magnesium transporter CorA family protein, with product MRIFKIEASRVTEHDALAPMAAPDACGQGYLWLSLTRDEFRTSLAEVQAVLQSLCNTHLVDLHVSDLLNDQLPSRYDYTSQYDLLVFRRLAASNGNALVPKADELALPRTGPPVLRRIDTRPVGFAVFERVLLSVHPEDGTVRDTFAAKLLAAATPDALSHAVLPAIDVRAVSSRLPTGPADLMLRVINQIVDAYLELRRELTRQLDHWQAELIDPRSRFTNWSALMGAQQSLHHLDEICEDQRACIQDWIDALETLPAPTGAVELRERELVMVRSRDVLEHIERVVHHVRRLEQNAEAAVQMHFSVQSHRTNDIMRVLTVLTAVFLPLNLIAGIFGMNFEFIPLVHKTDGFWIAMASMGVIAVLLVVVFWRKRYLARAR from the coding sequence ATGCGCATCTTCAAGATCGAAGCCTCGCGGGTCACCGAGCACGACGCGCTGGCGCCGATGGCCGCGCCGGATGCATGCGGTCAAGGCTATCTGTGGCTGTCACTCACGCGGGACGAATTCCGTACGTCGCTGGCCGAGGTGCAGGCCGTTCTGCAGTCGCTGTGCAACACGCATCTGGTCGACCTTCACGTGAGCGATCTCCTGAACGACCAGCTGCCTTCACGCTACGACTACACCTCGCAATACGACCTCCTCGTTTTTCGGCGGCTTGCCGCGTCGAACGGCAACGCCCTCGTGCCGAAGGCCGACGAGCTGGCGCTGCCGCGCACGGGGCCACCCGTCCTGCGTCGCATCGACACACGACCGGTCGGCTTTGCGGTGTTCGAGCGCGTGCTCCTGTCCGTGCATCCGGAAGACGGCACAGTGCGCGATACCTTCGCGGCCAAGCTGCTGGCCGCCGCCACGCCGGACGCGCTCAGCCACGCAGTGCTCCCTGCGATCGATGTCCGCGCCGTTTCCTCTCGTCTACCGACCGGACCCGCGGATCTGATGCTGCGCGTGATCAACCAGATCGTCGATGCGTACCTCGAATTGCGGCGCGAACTGACCCGGCAGCTCGACCACTGGCAGGCCGAGCTGATCGACCCGCGCAGCCGCTTCACCAACTGGAGCGCCTTGATGGGTGCCCAACAGTCCCTGCACCATCTGGACGAGATCTGCGAAGACCAGCGTGCCTGCATCCAGGACTGGATCGACGCCCTCGAAACGCTGCCGGCGCCGACCGGCGCCGTCGAACTGCGCGAACGCGAGCTCGTCATGGTCCGCAGCCGCGACGTGCTCGAACACATCGAGCGCGTGGTGCATCACGTGCGGCGACTCGAACAGAATGCCGAAGCCGCGGTCCAGATGCACTTCAGCGTGCAGAGCCACCGCACCAACGACATCATGCGGGTGCTCACGGTGCTGACCGCGGTCTTCCTGCCGCTCAATTTGATCGCCGGCATCTTCGGCATGAACTTCGAGTTCATCCCGCTCGTGCACAAGACCGATGGGTTCTGGATCGCGATGGCCTCGATGGGCGTGATCGCGGTGCTGCTGGTCGTGGTGTTCTGGCGCAAGCGTTACCTGGCACGGGCGCGCTGA
- the hemB gene encoding porphobilinogen synthase, with protein MTLHSPFPSGRPRRLRRDAFTRDLVREHTLSVNDLIYPVFVQEGTRQCHAVPSMPGVDRLSLDLLLPVAEQCVALGIPVMALFPVIDAGLKTPAGDEAFNPDGLIPRVVAALKSRFPELGVMTDVALDPYTSHGQDGLLDDSGYILNDPTVEILVKQALAQSQAGVDIVAPSDMMDGRIGAIRNALESRGDIHTRIMAYSAKYASAFYGPFRDAVGSAANLGKSNKKVYQMDPGNSDEALREVAIDIAEGADMVMVKPGMPYLDIVRRVKDEFHVPTFAYQVSGEYAMLKAAAQNGWLDHDAVMLESLLAFKRAGADGVLTYFALDVARLLKKP; from the coding sequence ATGACCCTTCATTCGCCCTTTCCATCGGGCCGGCCGCGTCGGCTGCGCCGTGATGCGTTCACGCGCGATCTCGTACGCGAGCACACACTCTCTGTCAACGACCTGATCTATCCCGTTTTTGTCCAGGAGGGCACGAGGCAGTGCCACGCAGTGCCGTCGATGCCGGGCGTCGACCGGCTGAGCCTCGATCTCCTGCTGCCCGTCGCCGAGCAATGCGTGGCGCTCGGTATCCCGGTGATGGCACTGTTCCCCGTTATCGACGCCGGCCTGAAAACGCCGGCAGGCGACGAAGCATTCAATCCCGACGGCCTGATCCCGCGCGTGGTTGCAGCGCTCAAATCGCGCTTCCCCGAACTGGGCGTGATGACCGACGTCGCGCTCGACCCCTACACCAGCCATGGCCAGGACGGCCTGCTCGACGACAGCGGCTACATCCTCAACGATCCGACGGTCGAGATCCTCGTCAAGCAAGCCCTCGCCCAATCGCAGGCCGGCGTGGACATCGTGGCGCCCAGCGACATGATGGACGGCCGCATCGGCGCGATTCGCAACGCACTCGAATCGCGCGGCGACATCCATACCCGGATCATGGCCTACAGCGCCAAGTACGCGAGCGCCTTCTACGGCCCGTTCCGCGATGCCGTCGGCTCTGCCGCCAACCTGGGCAAGAGCAACAAGAAGGTCTACCAGATGGACCCGGGCAACAGCGACGAGGCCCTGCGCGAAGTGGCGATCGACATTGCCGAAGGCGCCGACATGGTGATGGTCAAGCCCGGCATGCCCTATCTCGACATCGTGCGCCGCGTGAAGGATGAATTCCACGTGCCGACCTTCGCCTACCAGGTCAGCGGCGAATACGCGATGCTCAAGGCCGCGGCGCAGAACGGCTGGCTCGATCACGATGCGGTGATGCTTGAGAGCCTGCTCGCCTTCAAGCGCGCAGGCGCCGATGGCGTCCTCACCTACTTTGCGCTCGACGTCGCGCGGCTGCTGAAAAAACCATAG
- a CDS encoding CopD family protein, with protein MLWIKSLHIVFIASWFAGLFYLPRIFVNLAMVAPESVAERARLLLMARKLFRFTTFLAVPALGFGLWLWLGYGIGRGPGNGWMHAKLALVLVVIGYHHGCGVLLRRFIAGTDRRSHRWYRWFNELPVLLLLGIVILVVVKPF; from the coding sequence ATGCTTTGGATCAAGTCGCTGCATATCGTATTCATCGCGAGTTGGTTCGCGGGACTTTTCTATCTGCCGCGGATTTTCGTCAACCTGGCGATGGTGGCGCCCGAATCGGTCGCTGAACGCGCGCGGCTCCTCCTCATGGCGCGCAAGCTGTTCCGGTTCACCACCTTCCTGGCCGTACCGGCCCTCGGCTTCGGGCTGTGGCTCTGGCTCGGCTACGGGATCGGGCGCGGACCGGGCAATGGCTGGATGCATGCCAAGCTGGCGCTGGTTCTGGTGGTGATCGGCTATCACCACGGCTGCGGCGTGCTGCTGCGCCGTTTCATCGCGGGAACCGATCGGCGCAGTCACCGCTGGTACCGGTGGTTCAACGAGTTGCCGGTGCTTCTGCTGCTGGGCATCGTGATCCTGGTCGTGGTCAAGCCTTTCTGA